The Tenebrio molitor chromosome 5, icTenMoli1.1, whole genome shotgun sequence genome segment catcaggactaggtttcgtcctttgacgggtgcgacatggagggtcggcgcggatcgcttgtggactggatttaaagggtaatttaattttcagtcatctttgtttatttttatgtttttttccaaaatgaatttctcccgaggaatttattttatttaatattaatttcataattcttgaaactatcaGATAAGCACATAAAATGTAAGctccaatatatttttcttttgttacagtaggtccgttactttgaagttgaggggactcgtcgcaaattgcgacagaagtagaagccacaaaggtcagacgctttattttaatgttattatttgtttactgaaacaaatattcttgaaaaattttcacctatacgatgtttgtgggtgaaatccatcctaatgcatgtcttatatttcgaaacagttaaggaaccacagcttcctttaaacgaataatttaatagatttatcaacagatttaatttcgcgtatgacgtatcagatgcgagcgatGCTATTTGAACTGGCAATGGCTCTCAATTAACTTGTACCAGAAGTttgcttggaaaaattgaacgcgatttatAGTGGGGTTAcaaaatctaagaaaacagattatggctccttataactgcagttgtaaatatataacgtgtctcagaaataagtacattaattctaaccagtgacagttctcgtcaagaacaacaaaatttttatgtatcattttttcgaaatttacttTTCATTCCAGTATTCCGCAAATTCTTCAAAACGgagttaaaatatcaaatacATATAGGGTTTTTATGTGACTGAAGGGTAGAGCTGTTAACCTTTAAAAtccaaattataattaaaatatagaaatatGTGTAACAAGATCCACTTAGCATACTGATTTTTTAGATTTACGTTTATCGATATACGGTTGCTTCCAAGTCTTGATTTCGTAGTTcataaaatttacttttcttTGCAACAATAAAGTATATCAAAAACACTTAATGGTGTTATTTGATACTGACACGTGATAACACCCCTTTAATTATCTAaacgaaaacaaatcagaactAAAAATTACGCCTTGccataacaataaacaaaatgatattaaaatatattttatttatttaacgttCTGCATAAACATATGTACTGTATgactttggaaaaaatattttatattcacatattaaaaatagtttgACATAGATTAAACGGCTAGTATACAGCCGATTAGAAATTTTTAAGCGTATTCAGTTTATAGTTTTTCTGATGTATCTTAATAAAAGTATTATGAAACAAGCACTTTAACATGATAAATAGAATCACTGGGCTAATGATTTCAACAAATGTGAAATTCCAACAAAAAAGATTAGGTATTTGTAGAATATCGTACCTAATTATatgaatcaatattttttgtgtattttatgtttataaaatattacaatCAATGTGAGATCAAGCCGGGCGTGACACATCTATCGCTTTAAAAATATCTATGTATAAGTGAAATTATCAACTTGAAACATATTTTGATCTATATCtatctatttatttttattcatcatCGCTACATATAAAAGCAGTTTTGCAAGATAAATTTGTCGGCACATCTTTGGTAAAATATCCTTGTTGATTGCAGATCGAATTAAATTGTAATCATTGACATATAAAGACATTATTTGAGAAAACACACACAGAATTTGGTaagattcattaaaaaaatttaacgtaaaatTTCCTCTTATGCTTTGTCATTCAGTGGAATAACTTCTGCGGCAGCTCCTTGTTCTTCTTCCACCGGTTCTTTGCTAAACAGGAATCGATATAACAAGGCACCCAAGAAGCCTCCTCCTAGAGGTCCAATCCAGTAAACCTACAACCGTCGATCGTAGAACCCACAATGATACCTAACTTGGTTCTTACCCAATGGTTTGTCCAGTCTCCATTTATTAATGCCGGAGCAAAACTTCTCGCTGGATTCATATTAGCTCCGGTGTAGGGTCCCTGATAAATGACTAGTTAATACAAGATAAACAAGAAGGATCATTATTTACCCCAGCTAAGGCCAACACGGCAATAGTCAATCCGAATCTAATCGGCACTGAATCGTGCTTGGTGTTATTCCTGCAATCCCATACCCCACAACACACAAGCGCTAACatcaaagagatcaaaaattCAACTAGCAGTCCCTGGATAGGGCTGACGTCTGGATTTATGGCTGGAGAACACAATCCCACTTCGGTCCCGTTTCTACGGAGGAATTCGTTTGGAGTCGCCAACTGAGCAAGAAAcatgattttttattgttctcgTTTTTCATGATCGAATTACCTTTACTAATCCAAATCCGGCAAGTGCCCCTAACATTTGACCGGTAAAGTAAATCGGAACTTGAATCAGTGGAATGTTACCCAATGTGGCGGCTGCAACCGTCACTAATGGATTTATATGAGATCCTGATATGTGACCGAAACactgaaaacaaatcaagattAGTTTGAAACACgaatagtttttaaattagataCCTGCACGGCAATCATAACAGCAAGTCCAAAAGTGAggcaaatttgtaaatgatTAGGTGCAACTCCAAAATTTATACATCCTGCACATCCAAGAAAAACAAGTATTGCAGTAGCACATAATTCTGATGAAAAAAGAACTACTCTATCTATGGTGGTCATGTTGTCGTTCACttgtatttttttccctaaaaaaatattaattaacgATTTATTTATGGGAAAAATTCATATCAGTATTGTACGTGCTGTAAAtggaataattattattagtagtTAGTTACAGATTTGTTACTATTGTGACTAGTTGAAACTAACGCTTGAAAAGGTGTCTGTGGACTAAATGTTCTGTTAAAAAATAGTTTACTCGTACTAACGATAAGATGGTATCAATAAGTCGATCAACAATAACAGTTTATTTcaacttttgtattaattaattgtgtTATCAAAGTACTTAGAGATTATTGACTGGAATGTAAGCAGATTTGTGAATCCTACAGGTATAGAGTGTCGGATTAATTTCTTGAAGTTGTCCATAGAAGATAAAACTGCAGGTTTCTCGTACAATAACTGATAAATTACTAGTCATCATTTACGCATCTcagtgtaaaatatttttaaatcgcTATTGCtaaggaaaaaacaaaaatatttcttttatttgcaCCCATCAAtgataaaaatcaatttgtgaTAGTTGTCAACGGATttcaattaacattttaaagtACAGTGTGTCAGTTTTTGACATTATCGCTTGTTTTATCACCTGATTTGTTTGTTATGTTTAAAACAACaatatattgaaaattaaatattatgaTAAGTGTTGCAGGGTattgatttattaattgtgaattatatAAATGTGATTATATCAAGTAATTAATTGAGTTAACCAAATGTAGATTAACTGGGATAAGAATATTACTCTTAGTTCTTAAAAATgttgcttttaacgtcagcctaatgaaAATCAAGTTTTTACAGTAAAATGCCTCTCTCAACAAactatgatttaataacaataataaacaattagtaagtaggatcatgccggttctgtcatcgtcaaaaaacattttcaaatactaaatatgaacgaaaaatgcaagaCAGGTATACCTTTCAAACTAATAGAATAGGTACagttacggccacggaatttcttAAGTTATTTcactgtcaattcgaaaaattttgcgtagcctaagctttattgtcattatgactgacttcaaaattattgtgacAGAAATTCTATCGcgcacaataaaaattgattaacAAATTGACATCCATgtaaaaaattccaatttgaGATTAgaaatacttaaataaaacctgttttacagctaatgtcagttgaatgacaacgactgacgaaattccttGGCCGTGACTGTACCTACTTGGATTCCggatttactttttaaataccaaaacataatgaatactttgtaaaatgtatattgggttgcatttttacctggtcaggcacGTCATCTTACgcgaataaccctgtatataggCGATAAAATAGTACAGTACCCAAGTTCCTGATTAAAATCTCTCTGGcgccttgaaattttaaagttttaatgaCACCCTGCATTTTTAGGTTACAAAGGAAACAGATATGTGActttgaaatttaatatttttactgaattgaatatttttattgacttGAAAATCAAGTTGGCTCAATTTAACACcagacatttttcaaaatttttaacctgAGATTAAGAATCGGCTGTTTAAATAGCAAACGGTGACCTTGTGACAATCTCATTTAATCAACATTAAAACTCTTATAATCCTATTAACTTGTCACTTTCTTCACACAGATGGCCTCTTTCATAATCACTCACTACAAATATAGTCatccaaattttgaaataggATGGCTGGGGGCGAATATTGACGTCCCATCCACGCTAAATTATAACCTCATATGCGCTTACCTGCatactaaaatttcaaatttgtaacatTAAAGACAGCAGAAATAAACGCATCCGAACTCTTCGCACCGACACCCGGTATTCAGTtcatcatttattattatttcaacgAAATTGCACAAGAActctaaatttaaatgtttatctTAATCTTGACCATTTCATTACATTGTATAAATTgcagaataaatatttctttgagTTGGTATCCGGtcttaaaaaaatgaacaacTAGTTAATTAAAGATTTCTACAAACTCGCAGTTGTTCATAACGAATTACTCaaattgcatttatttttccttgcAAGATCATAAACCGATCACAATCATGGAAAAATCAATATCACAATAATTCATAGCAAGATAAGATTGTTAGAAATCATTTAAACTCTTAGTTAATCTAGCCAAGTGCAGATTATACATGTGCATTACAGTTCATTCGATAAGTGaaagttttacattttcattgtGGTTTTATGTATACGTAGGTAAGCGCACAACTGAGTTGAATTCATGACCTCcataactaaataaaaaaatttatcgtCATGTATTCTTAATGAATCCAAAATTATCAAGTTTAATAAcaactcatgtcatatcgtgaggaaattccttaacattgacacagaacataatacgtaacgaagtcaaaatgcggaggcgagacgccggtaattatgttgataagcactgcactattacttgatagtaatatccgtaatagtgtatgtactgcagcaaaattgccgtgccgccgggtggcggagggatagTACTGCGGctaattttggacttagagaacaaattggtagttgaaattcaaaaaggtaaaatttgttgcacagttttaactgacattcatattaatcATAACAGatcagacattattattttaaataaacaacaaaagcaagcatatcttttagatgtagctgttccaaattcacataatataacacagacatataacacaaaaattaataaatatttagagctcgcCGTTGCagtgagaaatctttggtgtttagaaaaaatttcgattttaccacttataatttcaggaacgggaatagtaccgctatctttttttaaaaattttggatttaggtaacacattggtagttgaaattcaaaaaggtatattattatactcatgtcacctcgtaaggaagttccttaacattgacacgagaacataataaaacacaacaaagtcaaaatgtggaggcgagacgccggtaattatgttgaatagcattgcactattacttgatagtaatatccgtaatagtgtatgtactccagCAAAATTGCcatgccgccgggtggtggagggttcagcaatattttaattttaatcattgaaatacttttaaaaaataatttagtccTTTATTTCATCTTAATGACGAATCGAACGTTTGtacgtattttaaaaataaatatgaagaGAAGTCTCGTTTGACTAAAATTcactgaaataaaaatttaaaaaaacttactGTAGCCTAGTCTGCGGCGATTGATTGATTTTCCATTGATGTCCATATTTATGCACAAGTTATTTTACAAGTATGATTTTAAACACAAAGTTTTAAGAATATATCCCAATGTTCGAGGTTACTTCGGTGTCATTGTAGCCACAGTTTAATAATgtacacttcaaaaaaaatgttcgaaAAAGAGAGTATGTGCGGTTCCACCTCAACAATTCCTACTATAACAATATACGTACAGTAGGAGTAAAAACTTCTTACGGTGACAATACATGAAATAATTACTATTGGTCCGGATACATATACCAGTACTATACCGTATTTAGCCGATTGAGCggaacttcaaaaaattgacaataatAGAGTTTTTCCTCTTTAACAACATTCTAGGTCAGTATATGACGCCGACTTTCGCGTAATGTCCAtcaacgtttttaattgtagTAGATATTGCTAGTGAAgtaactatttaaaaaacgacCTTTATGTCGGTGACAAATAATACATGAATacaggaaatttaaattaggtCTACGTAGACATACGTAAACTGTAAAGAAAGAtaatttgaaatgtgaaaTTGTATACGTccatataatttaaaaataattataaataagaaaatattttcgaaattccaaaaatatattttgagaCTAGTTTGACGCAAACGAGTGCACCAGTTTCAACTTTGAAACGATTCGGCGGCGTCGTTGTTTTTCAAAAGTCGTCCTGCTTTTTGCTGTGTTAATTATATTATACTAACAAATCGTCTGATAAAGTGACTTGACAGGTTTCTGctctttttaaacaaattacaaaCTTCATTCAGTTACGTTTAAATCATTGAAGCTATTTTATTCCTTACTAACCTCATTTACCGATAAAAATATGACGTAAAAGTCatgtttttgataatttttaacttttaaccttaacaacatttatttagtcattgataaataatatttcttaTGCAAACAGTCAACAACTAATATAGGTACATATTAAGTAGTGTATCTTTAATCAAAAGTATCTTAATTGTCATTAACAACCAGTTTTTATGACgaagcaaaattttaattacaatcTGCCTCAAAGCAAGAATTAAATTGTAGAGGACTTTTTACAATAGGAtgcaattatttttcatatgTGGTTTTATTTTCCCGTTCCTGTTGACCTTGcactttttattaaacacaacattttaaaatttcatgcaGTTGTATGTAGGATAacttagtaatttttttgacttgtCCGGTTATTGTGTTGAataaatttcgattgtgtTGTACACATCAATAAATTACAGTTCACGTGtgagttttttaatatatgCTTGTAAACAACTCTAGGTAAAAGCAGAACAAGTTGCAGCGAACTTATTTATAGAGTTCAAAAACTAATTCTTACCTCTCGGCCTTGCCATGATGCAAAAATTCAGTCTTAATatgtgaaaaaacaaaaaaccctAAGGATGCGTAACACTTCTACAACTGGCGGCCACTGACTGACACCATACTTCTTGTGAAACACAGACTGACCGCAAAGACAGATTGAACTATGATCgaagtttaaaataaatcgtTCAAAGTGTAAGCCAGTTCGGCTCATCTCATCTTAAGCTCTATCGATAgatattttttacataaacCAGTTTCTTATCTCCAATAAAGGGCACTAGTATCTTGTTAAAAATTAGCATATCATTAACATTTGATTCCAAAAGTGAAATCTTAATGGATGCCCAATCAGTTTGTACGACTCTACGAGTCTAATTATACTTTCCTGGCTGAGAGAGAAAGTTTAATTGTATCATCTTTGCATTAATGCAGtattttgaaattccaaaTGACGATAACGTAGTCACGTGGCCTTCGGACAGGTATAACTCTATTGTCGAAAATTTGCATATAACTTGGTTCCGCTTGTTTACTAGTTTTAAgtaattaaatcaaaaaactggCACTCAAGGCTGCAATCCTTAAGTAGAAATAACTAGTAAGATTTTCATCCATTCATTCCAGTTTTCAGTTTCAAAAAGATCactgtttataaaataattcacaTGTGTGGGAACCAAAAATATAATCTCGTATTTGTTATCGTGACGTAGTCGTACTTAAGTTctttacatttaaatatagttttttaaatttgaaccGGTGTTGATGGAGACTACAGTCGGGTAGCTGGATTCTATAGTTCAGTTGGCACTTAAGCCAACTAAacggttttttttaatttggttgTAGTCCTACGCCTCTTAATATTtgatgaaaattttcttttaagtggtgcattattataatatattgatcttaaatgttattaaaaatgtttctagtcAAGACATGTGTATAATGTTTAAAGCGTGGAGTACGTGGAgcttttgtgaaaaataacagaaaaagaaaactaaaATTCCGTAACATATGTGTTTTAATTAAGTGTATAATAagatgaatttcattaattctTGTTGTTAAGCATTTTGCATAGTGGTTCTGTGTTCTCTTAAAATAAACCTTGTGAGAATTATACAACTTCCCACTGAATTCATCTATGCAAACATAATTGACTATTACTtagaataacatttaaatagcGTAAATCCTTTCGATCAAATTTATATAAACATAGGAACATGAGAACGTGACATAATCAATTAATGTGATTAAGTTTGAATTGTTGATgctggaattaatttattgttaattgaaaataacGATGAAAAATTGATCTCTTAAAGTATTAGTAGATatctaaatcaaaataaaaacaacacaTTACTTTAGCAAATTGTCCAATTTATGTATTACATTCTTGGTAATGAATTAATGAATGAATTATCACAAACGCATCCATTGAAATTTCTAATCCTACCATCTGAGGTTTTTTAGTAAAATGTCGATATAATATTtagaaattaaattcaattgttttttcaattttaaatatttcatattagaattgtttttttatctataataaatattttggccTTTATCTTTGACTGTAAGGTTTCTGTGGCATAAAAATTGATCTTTCTCTATAGACAGATCAATTATATGTAAGTGCAAACTGAATAAATGACTATTTTTACCTTTCATAAAACAAGTAATGTGTTTTTTAGGgatatttacttttatttggTCGATCGATCTTGTTGTTTTGAACTGTAATTAAATCAAGAATTAATTACTTTATTGGCATTAGCTAATTATGTTTTCTCCAGGTAAATATTTGGTTTTAACGTTTATCCGgttttgttgaaatatttaGTTTAGAAAAAGTAATATGAAGATTTCAtttaagtaaatttaaaatgaaatttgattttgaaatttactcaTTTAATTGATCTCACGGAAACACGCTTGACTTGCCTATAACCTTGCCATTGTATTATAATATCATtcttacaataataataattaacgaaCTATATTTGCAGTTTTTCTAACACTCAAGACCAACTGCTTCGAAACTCTGGTCCTCTCAGCTTTAGCTGTAATTCttttaattatgtaaactAAACGTAGGTTTAAAAATATCGACAGtcgatattttaaaagtcgaatataaaataaaaaccgtAATAAAGAAATCAGATTTGTGGGAAAAGCTATGTTTATCTTCAAGCGATTCAAAACCGCGCCTTTGTGTATATctatagaaacggttgaagtaGCCACTTCAAGTCCAGttacaaaaaacaagcctTTCTTGTAACCGTACTTGAAACACTTTaaatcctaggagttgaaatgtccacaggcggctcgaccgagtcaaatgtaaagTCACTTGAAAcatttctcacgatttatttatcaataattacacgaaatatttaataattaaattatctctatttaaaaaagcatcaatatttaaccggtaaTTCAGTAGGAATTTTCAAGCtattagattagtattttataaatcaatttcagtttggcccatcgtacaaaacaaaataatcacggaattagagcaaaaataaatttattaaatttaccacgTGACTATGACATAAAAACTCCACAAACGTTAAACAGTAATAGTTTTTATTGGacatcttttcaaataaaaaaatgattgaatggggtagactttgaaaaatgtgcagttttatttcataaacataaaacataggaaatcataattacatagtaccgcaatctctttttaaaaatttaaaaatcctggatttagggaacacattggtagttgaaattcaaaaaggtatattattgtactcatgtcatatcgtgaggaaattccttaacattgacacagaacataatacacaacaaagtcaaaatgcggaggcgagacgccggtaattatgttgataagcactgcactattacttgatagtaatatccgtaatagtgtatgtactccggcaaaattgccgtgccgccgggtggaggagGGACagtattaaataaatcaaattctaCTTCAACAATATTAAACTACTGTaactatttttgaattttcatttcataaatTGACATAGGCTGCAAGACAGTAACCAAGACGATCATAAAAATTTCGTCGAACATTTTGTATCTGTCTCACGGCAGGCTtcagttattctatttttcagTTCCTCCAGGGTTTCAGGCTGATTTGTAGCGTTGTCAaagatttaattattattatttgttaagCTTACATTATGTCATAGCCTACTTGGCAAGCCAcgtggtaaatttaataaatttattttagctctaattccgttattattttgttttgtatgaTGGACCaaactgaaattgatttataatgTACTAATCTAATAGTCTCCCAAATTTCACTTGAAAATTCCAAAGTTTTTATCATGTAATTCCCTATGgccagcattaaaaaaaaggcacaGTATAATAATTTTAGTATGTACTTCCTTTCAAGGTAGGagttcattaaaatatttgttttacagAATAGTTTTTCAGTTCTTAAAGTCTCGGAACCACTGTTTTGAACAACAGTTACCTTATTAATTCACCAATAtggcataaaattaaaatagtagCATAAAACATATTGTTCCCTTGTATGTCtggctttcatttatgaaaTACAATTCAAAACTTTAGATTTCCCAGAGTGTTGCAATGCAACAGTGAACTTCCAAGGACTACATCATTACTTACTACTACATTGAATATTACCTctgatttcaaaagtattacctactcaaatatttttaatctgtAATTTCTGTAAATTGTATAGCTCCATCTTGGCGCATTGAGACTAACTGTAAATTGGGACAATATAAATAGTCATGTTAAGTctatttcgaaaatttgatttatatcCAACCAAGTGACGTCAAACGGGCTCGTCTCTGTACTTGACCAATGACTTTGTTTTTATCTAAAAATATAAACTCGtggttgttatttttaaatacattaaGACATTTTGTCGCAAACATGTTGTTTTAAATTCGCTctattaatacaaaattttcgTAAAGATAAAGTATTTTCGTTCTACCCAAAGCCAAAAAGGCGTTGAACtacaagtaaaatttctggacgtcaaattattttattgtggCAGCTGTGTCTAAACCAGAAATTTATCTTTAATAAACTGATCAACGAAATAGTCATTCGTGTCACGTCTGTCTTCATAAATTTTTAGGAAGCGAAGTTATCGCTAGATAATTCTACAGATAAGTCCCATAATGAAATTAGTTTTTGGACAAAGAAtgctttcaatttttgttcacaAATGAATGCGGTGTAAATTATCGTTTTTACAATAcgtattcaaaaatttaagtaCACGTAAACATGAAAGCGTGTTCTTTGTGAACGTCGATTTATTTTCCTaccaaataaatttcaaaacgcAACAATTAATCTTAAtctttttgtgacatttttggTAATTAAATTAGGGTGAAAATTTGTCAAGAGCATAATCTTCAGTGACCTAGCGGCACGCAAGTATTAAGTAATTCGCGGCAGACGCGCCACCACTCCTTTAATCAGGGTTGTTCTGAGCTTTtatctaattaattttcttcatcTGACAGAATTCGCAACCTTCCCCTGATTGTACaatatctaaaaatatttaccgTCTTGTCTGACCGGTTCCGATGCCACCCATTTGTTGTGTTCCGGAGTAACCGCCATTCCGGGTGGTGCCACAATCAAAGATACCCCTGCTCTTGGAGCACCGATACCATTCTGCTCCGAAAACTGTCCATCCAACATCTTCAAAATGTTGTGAACAGCGACAGTCACTGACGGATGGACCTGAGATGAACTCGTTTTGGATCAGGTTACTGAGCTGCTGAACCAAAAATGCTTATATTTTCCTTGTAgctttaacttacaaattttagtACAATGAAATTATGTGATTTTTAGTTTTACTTCAAGGAGCTAAAACGACTAAATTCGAAAGACAGCTAATAACTAACAAATCTTCTTAGTTAGTTATACTGAATATTATTTTCAGTATTTTGTTATTGCTAGGAGTAGTATGTAGGTACGTACGTATCTTTtaatcaatgttgtttgttACGTAGCAGAGGCTATACTGTTGATATAAAAATGCCGGTAATTCAACAATAATGGTATGGAACTAATCCTTGACCTCTGTTAGTCTCCACTTTTTGGTACCTACATGTTTCTGCAATAAAATATGTAGATGACTTAATTGACCGTAGTTAAATatctttaacattaaaatagaaaatcgATTGAAACTAATGGTTACATAATTTACAGTAGCTATACCCAATTATCAAATTATCAGACATAACAAAGCTTTTGGTCTTCTATATTTACCTATACACAAAAGAATACTGTATATCTTAAAttacagtttaaaaaaaatcggtaaTTTATGTCAACTAGTACGTATTCGTGTTTATTCCGATacgtaaaatataaaaaagataaTATTTGTAGAAAACTAAATAATGGGTATGCTTTTAAGAATTACTATTTTATTAGCTGCGATTTTAGagaaaaaactattttattatttattaataaatacattattgAATCGATACTCATGCgttacaaataatttattctgtagaatacaatttttaacacCATTAAAGTTGTTATGATAGActgtttttatcaaaaataaggcggaataaaaatgattgcttGTTAATTTGTCCTTAGTGGTATAAACGAGGAATTATATAAATTGATTATTGCAAGAATTTATACTTACGTGGTAGTTTTTTTCatgaacaaaatttttaacttaGAGAATCTATAATAtacttaattataaaaaaaataatattgtaaccgatttttaaaaattcgtcTGTTacaacacagtttttttttcaaaaagctaTAATATAAATTTGCTTACCGGTGTCACAATGATCAGTTACATCACATTAGTGCcact includes the following:
- the LOC138130258 gene encoding uncharacterized protein, which produces MDENTTRSKKEVSNGIKISVVDVSNTIPVAVVRSKNDSSNLKKKNGCHPLSLACIYRGNDSPPYMTMFVAEVIGTGLLMFLGCMGCISSYDEPEQSHHFCGITFGLTVMLIIQSFGHISGAHLNPAVTIATVIFGILKPVMGLVYVIAQFIGATLGYGLLKILVPEKYAGDGFCVTTLNENISVIQGLGIETVITTVLILICCAVWDKRNAEKADSLPLRFGLAIAAISMAAGPLTGASMNTARSFAPLVFGGSWQHHWIYWVGPNIAPLIGCGIYKFVFTESEKSGSKLGSIYLDEVTQHSSEKIYSLKSKTSSSQVHPSVTVAVHNILKMLDGQFSEQNGIGAPRAGVSLIVAPPGMAVTPEHNKWVASEPVRQDGKKIQVNDNMTTIDRVVLFSSELCATAILVFLGCAGCINFGVAPNHLQICLTFGLAVMIAVQCFGHISGSHINPLVTVAAATLGNIPLIQVPIYFTGQMLGALAGFGLVKLATPNEFLRRNGTEVGLCSPAINPDVSPIQGLLVEFLISLMLALVCCGVWDCRNNTKHDSVPIRFGLTIAVLALAGGPYTGANMNPARSFAPALINGDWTNHWVYWIGPLGGGFLGALLYRFLFSKEPVEEEQGAAAEVIPLNDKA